A region of Oxyura jamaicensis isolate SHBP4307 breed ruddy duck chromosome 5, BPBGC_Ojam_1.0, whole genome shotgun sequence DNA encodes the following proteins:
- the ZBTB25 gene encoding zinc finger and BTB domain-containing protein 25 isoform X2 yields the protein MDTSGHSVLLLQQLNMQREFGFLCDCTVAIGDVYFKAHRAVLAAFSNYFKMIFIHQTSECIKIQPADIQPDIFSYLLHIMYTGKGPKQTVNQSRLEEGIRFLHADHLSHIAIEMNQVFPSEAVQSSNLYGIQISTAHKTAKERLGAKETLAKPGSRSSAQGDHPQLQLSLAIGLDDSSLDQQVARPAAQPAALVKPAEELPKLSVSVKQEKCDSEPVVSQSCTPPSPDVASPIFAKASLRVHLCHYCGERFDSRGGLREHLHTHVSGSLPFGVPASILESSDLGEVQPLAESREAGEGHRLGAFLLKEDEHQLEHPSCGDLEPLQIGQLSLISKDHEPVELNCNFSFSRKRKVSCTICGRAFFRKSQLLEHMYTHRGKQPKYGRCQRLESPATPRFRPYGDSESVGKSPSLSQDHLDECILESDLIQESVDTILVE from the exons ATGGACACGAGCGGCCACAgcgtcctcctcctccagcagctgaacATGCAGCGGGAGTTTGGCTTCCTGTGCGACTGCACAGTTGCCATTGGAGATGTTTACTTCAAAGCCCACAGAGCGGTGCTAGCTGCtttttcaaactattttaaGATGATATTTATCCATCAGACAAG TGAATGCATAAAGATTCAGCCTGCAGACATCCAGCCTGACATTTTCAGTTACTTGCTGCATATCATGTACACCGGGAAGGGGCCGAAGCAGACCGTCAACCAGAGCCGGCTGGAGGAGGGCATCCGGTTTCTCCACGCAGACCACCTCTCCCATATCGCCATCGAGATGAACCAGGTGTTCCCGTCAGAGGCTGTGCAGTCTTCAAACCTGTACGGGATCCAGATCTCAACTGCTCACAAAACGGCCAAGGAACGTCTGGGAGCGAAGGAGACGCTGGCCAAGCCGGGCAGCAGGTCTTCTGCCCAGGGCGACCACCcgcagctgcagctctccctcGCCATCGGGCTCGACGACAGCTCCCTCGACCAGCAGGTTGCTCGCCCCGCCGCGCAGCCAGCTGCTCTGGTCAAGCCGGCAGAAGAGCTGCCAAAGCTCTCCGTGTCCGTAAAGCAGGAGAAGTGTGACTCGGAGCCCGTGGTGTCCCAGAGCTGCACCCCTCCTTCTCCGGACGTGGCCAGCCCCATCTTTGCCAAGGCCAGCCTCAGGGTGCACTTGTGTCACTACTGCGGGGAGCGCTTCGACTCccgcggggggctgcgggagcacCTGCACACCCACGTCTCGGGCTCACTGCCCTTCGGCGTGCCGGCCTCCATCCTGGAGAGCAGCGACCTCGGGGAGGTGCAGCCtctggcagagagcagggaggcCGGGGAGGGTCACCGCCTCGGGGCCTTCCTCCTCAAAGAGGACGAGCATCAGCTGGAGCACCCGAGCTGCGGCGACCTCGAACCTCTGCAGATCGGCCAGCTCTCCCTCATCTCCAAGGACCACGAGCCGGTGGAGCTGAACTGTAATTTCTCGTTCTcgagaaagagaaaagtcagTTGCACCATCTGTGGCCGTGCATTTTTCCGGAAGAGCCAGTTGCTGgaacacatgtacacacacagagGGAAGCAGCCCAAGTACGGCCGCTGCCAGCGGCTGGAGAGCCCCGCCACCCCCAGGTTTCGTCCTTACGGTGACAGTGAGAGCGTGGGGAAGAGCCCCAGTTTATCTCAGGACCACCTGGACGAATGTATATTGGAGTCCGATCTTATCCAAGAAAGCGTGGATACGATCCTGGTAGAGTAG
- the ZBTB25 gene encoding zinc finger and BTB domain-containing protein 25 isoform X1 codes for MAPVVPSQRRTMDTSGHSVLLLQQLNMQREFGFLCDCTVAIGDVYFKAHRAVLAAFSNYFKMIFIHQTSECIKIQPADIQPDIFSYLLHIMYTGKGPKQTVNQSRLEEGIRFLHADHLSHIAIEMNQVFPSEAVQSSNLYGIQISTAHKTAKERLGAKETLAKPGSRSSAQGDHPQLQLSLAIGLDDSSLDQQVARPAAQPAALVKPAEELPKLSVSVKQEKCDSEPVVSQSCTPPSPDVASPIFAKASLRVHLCHYCGERFDSRGGLREHLHTHVSGSLPFGVPASILESSDLGEVQPLAESREAGEGHRLGAFLLKEDEHQLEHPSCGDLEPLQIGQLSLISKDHEPVELNCNFSFSRKRKVSCTICGRAFFRKSQLLEHMYTHRGKQPKYGRCQRLESPATPRFRPYGDSESVGKSPSLSQDHLDECILESDLIQESVDTILVE; via the exons ATGGCACCGGTTGTGCCCAGCCAAAG ACGCACCATGGACACGAGCGGCCACAgcgtcctcctcctccagcagctgaacATGCAGCGGGAGTTTGGCTTCCTGTGCGACTGCACAGTTGCCATTGGAGATGTTTACTTCAAAGCCCACAGAGCGGTGCTAGCTGCtttttcaaactattttaaGATGATATTTATCCATCAGACAAG TGAATGCATAAAGATTCAGCCTGCAGACATCCAGCCTGACATTTTCAGTTACTTGCTGCATATCATGTACACCGGGAAGGGGCCGAAGCAGACCGTCAACCAGAGCCGGCTGGAGGAGGGCATCCGGTTTCTCCACGCAGACCACCTCTCCCATATCGCCATCGAGATGAACCAGGTGTTCCCGTCAGAGGCTGTGCAGTCTTCAAACCTGTACGGGATCCAGATCTCAACTGCTCACAAAACGGCCAAGGAACGTCTGGGAGCGAAGGAGACGCTGGCCAAGCCGGGCAGCAGGTCTTCTGCCCAGGGCGACCACCcgcagctgcagctctccctcGCCATCGGGCTCGACGACAGCTCCCTCGACCAGCAGGTTGCTCGCCCCGCCGCGCAGCCAGCTGCTCTGGTCAAGCCGGCAGAAGAGCTGCCAAAGCTCTCCGTGTCCGTAAAGCAGGAGAAGTGTGACTCGGAGCCCGTGGTGTCCCAGAGCTGCACCCCTCCTTCTCCGGACGTGGCCAGCCCCATCTTTGCCAAGGCCAGCCTCAGGGTGCACTTGTGTCACTACTGCGGGGAGCGCTTCGACTCccgcggggggctgcgggagcacCTGCACACCCACGTCTCGGGCTCACTGCCCTTCGGCGTGCCGGCCTCCATCCTGGAGAGCAGCGACCTCGGGGAGGTGCAGCCtctggcagagagcagggaggcCGGGGAGGGTCACCGCCTCGGGGCCTTCCTCCTCAAAGAGGACGAGCATCAGCTGGAGCACCCGAGCTGCGGCGACCTCGAACCTCTGCAGATCGGCCAGCTCTCCCTCATCTCCAAGGACCACGAGCCGGTGGAGCTGAACTGTAATTTCTCGTTCTcgagaaagagaaaagtcagTTGCACCATCTGTGGCCGTGCATTTTTCCGGAAGAGCCAGTTGCTGgaacacatgtacacacacagagGGAAGCAGCCCAAGTACGGCCGCTGCCAGCGGCTGGAGAGCCCCGCCACCCCCAGGTTTCGTCCTTACGGTGACAGTGAGAGCGTGGGGAAGAGCCCCAGTTTATCTCAGGACCACCTGGACGAATGTATATTGGAGTCCGATCTTATCCAAGAAAGCGTGGATACGATCCTGGTAGAGTAG